From the Bombus vancouverensis nearcticus chromosome 3, iyBomVanc1_principal, whole genome shotgun sequence genome, one window contains:
- the mago gene encoding mago, exon junction complex subunit: MSTDFYIRYYVGHKGKFGHEFLEFEFRPDGKLRYANNSNYKNDTMIRKEAYVHQCVMEELKRIIQDSEIMQEDDSLWPQPDRVGRQELEIVIGDEHISFTTSKTGSLLDVNQSRDPEGLRCFYYLVQDLKCLVFSLIGLHFKIKPI, from the coding sequence ATGTCGACGGATTTTTATATACGATATTATGTAGGTCATAAAGGAAAATTCGGTCATGAATTTCTCGAGTTTGAATTTAGACCTGATGGTAAACTACGATATGCGAATAATTCAAATTACAAGAATGATACAATGATTCGAAAAGAAGCGTATGTACATCAGTGCGTGATGGAAGAACTAAAGAGGATTATTCAAGACTCTGAAATTATGCAGGAGGACGATTCTTTGTGGCCACAACCAGATCGCGTTGGACGGCAAGAATTAGAGATTGTAATTGGCGATGAACATATTTCGTTTACGACTTCAAAAACTGGTTCTTTATTAGACGTAAATCAATCACGGGATCCAGAAGGACTAAGATGCTTTTATTATCTTGTACAAGATTTGAAATGCTTAGTGTTTTCTCTCATTGGACTACACTTTAAAATAAAacctatataa